A section of the Veillonella criceti genome encodes:
- a CDS encoding MATE family efflux transporter: MILGFRRYLGIDYILPVNARLGPVPTTKAIYKDYIDVAWPATMQGLLLQLMTAINLAMVGALGADALAAVGIMSQPLMVMLVFVRSAAIAITAIVARRKGEDNYEAMNSVLKQGIVLTVLFYVPLLMLSFYFLADILIFAGAQSSYLEEAVSYGKFIVMGLFFSALSVIVGAALIGVGNTRVIFTSNAIGNVINVVLNFVLIYGWGPMPALGVVGSGIATMISYGLICLLLLHAIHRQDQHLSWSKGSWRFNKDILRSIYYIGGSSLGEQAFERFGMFAYTKMVASLGVVALATHHICMNLIDIFYYFAMGLSYSGASYTGQSLGKKRPDLAVAYGKIGIRIALCISMVGLVTYFGLRHIVFDFFTQDPAVWQLGSEIMILMAVASFPQAFQLVYSGVLKGAGDNFYVMKYSLFVIAIFRPIITYLLCFTVGLGLYGAWVALLIDQSLRMIFAGWRFYSGVWQHIKI, encoded by the coding sequence ATGATATTGGGATTTAGACGGTATTTGGGGATAGATTATATTTTGCCTGTAAACGCACGCTTGGGGCCGGTACCAACGACTAAGGCTATTTATAAGGACTATATTGATGTGGCTTGGCCAGCTACAATGCAAGGCCTTTTATTACAGCTTATGACGGCTATTAATTTAGCTATGGTAGGCGCGTTGGGGGCTGATGCTTTAGCGGCTGTGGGGATTATGAGCCAACCCTTAATGGTTATGCTTGTCTTTGTGCGATCAGCAGCCATTGCGATTACAGCCATTGTAGCTAGGCGTAAAGGGGAAGATAATTATGAGGCGATGAACTCTGTTTTGAAGCAGGGGATTGTATTAACAGTATTATTTTATGTACCTTTATTAATGCTTAGTTTTTATTTTTTAGCAGATATATTAATATTTGCAGGTGCACAATCTTCTTATCTTGAAGAGGCGGTAAGCTATGGTAAATTTATTGTTATGGGCCTCTTTTTTTCTGCTTTATCAGTTATTGTGGGGGCTGCTTTAATCGGTGTTGGTAATACGCGTGTTATATTTACGTCTAACGCTATTGGTAATGTTATAAATGTAGTGTTAAATTTTGTATTGATTTATGGCTGGGGGCCTATGCCTGCTCTAGGGGTTGTGGGCTCAGGAATTGCCACTATGATTAGTTATGGACTTATTTGTCTGTTATTGTTGCACGCTATCCATCGACAGGATCAGCATTTATCGTGGTCTAAAGGTAGCTGGCGATTTAATAAGGATATTTTACGCTCTATTTATTATATTGGGGGAAGTTCGTTAGGTGAGCAGGCTTTTGAACGCTTTGGTATGTTTGCATATACCAAAATGGTGGCTTCGTTAGGTGTTGTAGCTCTTGCAACGCATCATATTTGCATGAATTTAATTGACATTTTTTATTATTTTGCTATGGGACTTAGTTACTCTGGTGCTTCGTACACAGGTCAATCGTTGGGGAAAAAACGGCCTGATTTAGCCGTTGCTTATGGTAAAATAGGTATTCGTATAGCTTTATGTATCTCTATGGTTGGTTTAGTAACTTATTTTGGGTTACGACATATTGTATTTGATTTCTTTACTCAGGATCCAGCGGTATGGCAATTAGGCTCAGAGATTATGATTCTTATGGCGGTTGCTAGTTTTCCACAAGCATTTCAATTAGTGTATTCTGGTGTTCTTAAAGGGGCTGGCGACAATTTCTATGTGATGAAATATTCGCTATTTGTCATTGCTATTTTTCGCCCTATTATTACGTATTTACTCTGTTTTACTGTTGGACTTGGCCTATATGGGGCGTGGGTGGCGTTATTAATTGATCAAAGTTTGCGTATGATTTTTGCTGGTTGGCGTTTTTACAGTGGTGTATGGCAGCATATAAAAATTTAG
- a CDS encoding LptA/OstA family protein, with translation MVMKKARYALSAALVVMPLLSVEAADDKGLVYENTQDIAYDSDPVSMATMNESDGALIRVVRRGTPTPVVDNSQQPVKVDADSMYYSSATGNVVAVGKVDAVQGTQEIHSEKLLGNTKSQEYTTEGAFHFLENKGATKDLRGTNLVYNSGTNAMSAPDVIGYVEPYYVKADKVEYDGQQGLITKGWLTTKHAMAYKGVPDYRIEGSTIEVYPGDKAIIRDAKLFIKNGKILSMPKYVVSLRSDRDGEFNVFSLIPRPTYNSDDGFGLKGNIEYPVGDSGELFLRYQWMTKEGFKPSFGYREYLPWGVATFGVSRESSSLNARTVWVEKRPEFSVYTNQYYIGKTPFTIRGGGNIGYWKEDYIKGSHAMFFGEVSHDAIKLSKNANLRFYGGYQRDYYGYNDSIRSMPYWGVTSDWRMNSRVTAFSSYRQNNMDMRRNSPYPFDATDIARNWVLGATIQLTRLDSFTISTQRDVQSGELRYVDYTWHRDMHSFEGWLTYQSKQKKWSYTVVAKDF, from the coding sequence ATGGTAATGAAGAAGGCTAGGTATGCGTTAAGTGCCGCTTTAGTCGTTATGCCTTTGTTATCAGTGGAAGCGGCTGATGATAAAGGGTTAGTTTATGAAAATACACAAGATATTGCCTATGATTCAGATCCTGTAAGTATGGCTACTATGAATGAATCTGATGGGGCGCTTATTCGCGTTGTTCGTCGCGGTACGCCTACACCTGTCGTTGATAATAGTCAGCAACCTGTAAAAGTCGATGCTGATAGTATGTATTATAGTAGTGCTACTGGTAATGTTGTGGCAGTAGGTAAAGTCGATGCGGTTCAAGGGACTCAAGAGATTCATAGTGAAAAGTTACTAGGAAATACAAAGTCTCAAGAATATACAACGGAAGGGGCATTCCATTTTCTAGAAAATAAGGGCGCTACTAAAGATTTACGTGGTACTAATTTAGTCTATAATAGTGGTACTAATGCTATGTCGGCCCCTGATGTTATTGGTTATGTAGAACCTTATTATGTGAAAGCAGATAAAGTTGAATATGATGGTCAACAAGGTTTAATTACCAAAGGCTGGTTAACGACTAAACATGCCATGGCGTATAAAGGTGTGCCAGACTATCGCATCGAAGGAAGTACTATTGAAGTATATCCTGGCGATAAGGCTATCATTCGGGATGCTAAGTTATTCATTAAAAACGGTAAGATTTTGAGCATGCCAAAATATGTTGTGTCCTTACGTAGTGACCGAGATGGTGAATTCAATGTATTTTCTTTGATTCCACGACCAACGTATAATAGCGATGATGGTTTTGGTTTAAAAGGGAATATTGAATATCCAGTAGGCGACAGTGGTGAATTGTTTTTACGCTATCAGTGGATGACTAAAGAAGGGTTTAAACCTAGTTTTGGATATCGTGAATATTTACCTTGGGGCGTTGCTACCTTTGGGGTAAGTCGTGAATCTTCTTCCTTAAATGCCCGCACAGTATGGGTAGAAAAACGACCTGAATTTTCCGTGTATACTAATCAATATTATATTGGTAAAACACCATTTACTATTCGTGGTGGTGGTAATATTGGCTATTGGAAAGAGGACTATATTAAAGGCAGCCATGCCATGTTTTTTGGCGAGGTAAGCCATGATGCTATTAAATTGTCCAAAAATGCTAATTTACGTTTTTATGGTGGTTATCAACGAGACTATTATGGATATAATGATAGCATTCGTAGTATGCCATATTGGGGCGTTACATCTGATTGGAGAATGAATTCTCGTGTGACTGCATTCTCTAGTTATCGTCAAAACAATATGGATATGCGACGGAATTCACCATATCCTTTTGATGCTACTGATATTGCTCGTAATTGGGTATTAGGTGCGACAATTCAATTAACACGGTTAGATTCATTTACTATTAGTACTCAGCGAGATGTACAATCAGGAGAACTTCGTTACGTCGACTATACTTGGCATCGTGATATGCACTCCTTTGAAGGATGGCTTACTTACCAATCGAAGCAAAAGAAATGGTCGTATACAGTAGTGGCTAAAGATTTCTAG
- the galU gene encoding UTP--glucose-1-phosphate uridylyltransferase GalU translates to MGKVRKAVIPAAGFGTRFLPATKAQPKEMLPIVDTPAIQYIIEEALASGIEEILIITGRNKRAIEDHFDTSVELEQLLQQQGKQKQLDMVRSLADIRVHFIRQKAPRGLGDAILCAKAFVGNEPFAVLLGDDVVYNPEYPCLKQLMDCYEEVGGSVLGTQRVPEDKVSSYGIVAGHEIKPNIYKVDGLVEKPSRDLAPSNLAVLGRYILSPEIFAVLEQTPLGAGHELQLTDGLARLNSDVFALAYEGRRYDIGDRLGYLQATVEYGLRSDIFKEQFKTYLKNLIKTLD, encoded by the coding sequence ATGGGCAAAGTTCGTAAGGCTGTTATTCCAGCGGCAGGATTTGGCACTCGCTTTTTGCCAGCTACAAAAGCACAACCTAAGGAAATGTTACCAATTGTAGATACGCCAGCCATTCAATACATTATTGAAGAAGCTTTAGCGTCAGGGATTGAAGAAATATTGATTATTACTGGACGTAATAAGCGGGCGATTGAAGATCATTTTGATACTAGTGTTGAATTGGAGCAATTGTTACAACAACAAGGGAAACAAAAACAGTTAGACATGGTGCGATCTTTAGCAGACATTCGTGTTCATTTCATTCGTCAAAAAGCGCCACGTGGTTTGGGTGACGCTATTTTATGTGCCAAAGCTTTTGTGGGTAATGAACCTTTTGCCGTTTTATTGGGGGATGATGTAGTTTATAATCCAGAATATCCTTGTTTAAAACAATTAATGGATTGTTATGAAGAAGTGGGTGGCTCTGTATTAGGGACGCAGCGTGTTCCTGAGGATAAAGTCAGTTCCTATGGGATTGTGGCTGGTCATGAAATTAAACCTAATATTTATAAAGTTGACGGTTTAGTAGAAAAGCCAAGTCGGGATTTAGCTCCATCTAATTTAGCCGTTTTAGGACGGTATATTTTATCGCCAGAAATTTTTGCAGTATTAGAACAAACTCCGTTAGGGGCTGGTCATGAATTACAATTGACTGATGGGTTGGCACGTCTTAACAGTGACGTATTTGCCTTAGCCTATGAAGGCCGTCGGTATGATATTGGTGATCGGTTAGGTTATCTACAAGCCACAGTAGAATACGGTTTGCGATCTGATATTTTTAAAGAGCAGTTTAAGACGTATTTGAAAAATTTGATTAAGACATTAGATTAA
- a CDS encoding biotin transporter BioY has product MSDTRKLTKMALLIALCCVSAYISFPLPFTPAMVTASTLVFCLIAFMLPPKETFIALCVYVLIGAVGLPVFAGGIGGLGKILGPTGGFIWSYPIAYTLLSVCKGKKHSFFTYFWRSVVITIPITYIFGMIGGMIVTGINFEAALVGYALPFIPGDIMKCAMAAWLGTKAAKLNI; this is encoded by the coding sequence ATGTCTGATACTCGTAAGTTAACAAAAATGGCGTTATTGATTGCTTTATGTTGTGTGTCCGCTTATATATCTTTTCCATTACCTTTTACCCCGGCTATGGTAACAGCGTCTACTTTAGTATTTTGTTTAATTGCGTTTATGTTACCGCCTAAAGAAACATTTATAGCTTTATGTGTATATGTACTAATTGGTGCTGTTGGGTTGCCTGTATTTGCCGGTGGCATTGGTGGTCTTGGTAAAATTTTAGGCCCAACAGGTGGTTTCATTTGGAGCTATCCTATTGCATATACTTTACTTAGTGTATGTAAAGGGAAGAAGCATTCCTTTTTTACATATTTCTGGCGTTCTGTGGTGATTACGATTCCTATTACTTACATTTTTGGTATGATTGGTGGGATGATTGTAACTGGCATTAATTTTGAAGCGGCTTTAGTAGGCTATGCCTTACCATTTATTCCTGGTGACATTATGAAATGTGCTATGGCTGCTTGGTTAGGGACTAAAGCAGCAAAACTAAATATTTAG
- a CDS encoding thiolase family protein — translation MKNEIMSSVYIMGGLRTPIGSYKGQFKYIRPEQLGARVLNTLHETYGEVEEIICGNAVGTGGNIGRLTALYSTYGSTVPAYTVDMQCASAGSAIIQGYRGIRSGMVKTVIAGGVESSSLQPLRMYANEDERKGSYMVAQFSPTENDALAMLKGAERTAQKYKVTKEELDYWSLRSHRLAVKAQQEGILKPYILDMGSQYKDESIKPRLQQKVLDRMKPILGEGTLTTAGNACYTHDGAAFVVLSDRPGPFRIVSALQYGGDPLYSPEGALQATEHLLKQTGLTMAALDAIEWNEAFAVIDVLFARSYGQWEEQYNQLGGALAYGHPFGCSGAIILLHTMAALAYRQGRYGVCAIAGAGGMGTAILIERMM, via the coding sequence ATGAAGAATGAAATAATGTCTTCAGTGTACATAATGGGCGGCCTTAGGACGCCCATTGGTTCATATAAAGGACAATTTAAATACATAAGACCAGAACAGTTAGGTGCGCGAGTATTAAATACATTGCATGAAACGTATGGTGAGGTAGAAGAGATTATTTGTGGTAATGCAGTGGGAACTGGGGGGAATATAGGTCGTTTGACAGCCTTGTATTCTACTTATGGTAGTACAGTGCCTGCTTATACTGTAGATATGCAGTGTGCTAGTGCTGGTTCAGCCATTATACAAGGTTATAGGGGTATTCGTAGTGGTATGGTCAAGACGGTTATTGCTGGTGGTGTAGAAAGTAGTTCGTTACAGCCTTTGCGAATGTATGCGAATGAGGACGAACGGAAAGGCTCTTATATGGTGGCGCAATTTTCACCAACAGAGAATGATGCATTAGCTATGTTAAAAGGGGCCGAGCGAACAGCGCAGAAATATAAGGTGACAAAAGAGGAGTTAGATTATTGGAGTTTGCGTAGTCATCGTTTGGCTGTGAAGGCCCAACAAGAAGGTATTTTAAAGCCTTACATATTAGATATGGGCTCTCAATATAAAGATGAAAGTATAAAACCTCGTTTGCAACAAAAAGTATTAGACCGGATGAAACCAATTTTAGGTGAAGGCACTTTAACAACGGCGGGCAATGCTTGTTATACGCATGATGGGGCTGCTTTTGTAGTGCTCAGTGATAGACCAGGTCCATTTCGTATAGTCAGTGCTTTGCAGTATGGCGGAGACCCTTTATATAGTCCTGAAGGGGCGTTACAAGCGACTGAGCACTTATTAAAACAGACTGGTTTAACTATGGCAGCGTTAGATGCGATTGAATGGAATGAAGCGTTTGCGGTAATTGATGTTTTATTTGCTCGTTCGTACGGTCAATGGGAAGAACAATATAATCAACTTGGCGGGGCTCTTGCGTATGGGCATCCTTTTGGGTGTTCAGGGGCTATTATTTTACTTCATACGATGGCTGCTTTGGCATATCGTCAAGGTCGTTATGGTGTATGTGCGATTGCTGGGGCTGGCGGTATGGGAACAGCTATATTGATTGAACGGATGATGTAA
- a CDS encoding AMP-binding protein: MDELLQRLAIYSKQQGDKAAVIIDDVVYTYRDLWQSIHKVEMVNIRQSNTDNVQSVITDNITDTITGHIEVVCAETLMPSTMVIQTKQIWLQLTQWLQCLVEGRRPILCHPDLEPSRVALLEQTYLKGQTIPQGADFGVLSSGTTGLPKVLWRSLRSWTDFFSAQNQIFKVDEATVLFWQGSLSFTGNLNSLLSVLYEGGTAVTSQHMSPRTWMRLSEAWQVTHWYLLPTKLRLLVGVLQHPLQALRLIFTGSQTLDHKLLKQLQCTQPQIEFILYYGASELNYITYCTAAEWLAEPNTVGYPFPGVTVTLDDTGLIYVDTPFGIEEIELPYTVGDEGAWSETGRLCFKGRRSAMINRGGYKVSIPYLESTLLSIEGVVDGAVIGVPDELRGEQPIAFLVPDGERPLPDIVADMAMRFTSKDRPKSIVWLKHLPLTACSKVDTKQLRSIYETSLSKHDNNI, encoded by the coding sequence ATGGATGAATTATTACAACGATTAGCTATATATAGTAAACAGCAGGGGGATAAGGCGGCTGTTATTATTGATGATGTAGTCTATACATATAGGGATTTGTGGCAATCGATACATAAGGTAGAGATGGTCAATATACGTCAGTCAAACACAGATAATGTTCAGTCGGTTATTACAGACAATATTACAGATACTATTACAGGTCATATAGAAGTAGTGTGTGCAGAAACCTTAATGCCTTCGACTATGGTTATTCAGACAAAGCAAATTTGGTTACAGCTAACACAGTGGCTTCAGTGCCTGGTAGAAGGGCGGCGACCTATTCTTTGTCATCCTGATTTAGAGCCTTCGAGGGTGGCCTTATTAGAGCAGACCTATTTGAAAGGGCAAACGATACCGCAGGGGGCAGATTTTGGTGTATTGTCTTCAGGAACAACGGGTTTACCAAAAGTATTGTGGCGTTCTTTACGAAGTTGGACTGATTTTTTCTCGGCGCAAAATCAAATTTTTAAAGTTGATGAGGCTACGGTGTTATTTTGGCAAGGCAGTTTAAGCTTTACAGGTAATCTTAATAGCCTTTTGAGTGTACTTTATGAAGGAGGAACGGCGGTTACTTCACAACATATGTCACCACGTACTTGGATGCGTTTGAGTGAAGCTTGGCAGGTAACGCACTGGTATTTATTACCAACTAAACTTCGTTTATTAGTAGGGGTGTTACAGCATCCTTTACAAGCGTTGCGATTAATTTTTACTGGTTCACAGACACTGGATCATAAATTATTGAAACAATTACAATGTACGCAACCACAGATAGAATTTATTTTGTACTATGGTGCAAGTGAGCTTAATTATATCACCTATTGTACGGCTGCAGAGTGGTTAGCTGAGCCTAATACAGTGGGGTATCCGTTCCCTGGGGTTACCGTTACGCTTGATGACACGGGCCTTATTTATGTTGACACTCCTTTTGGCATTGAGGAGATTGAGTTACCCTATACAGTGGGCGATGAAGGGGCTTGGAGTGAAACAGGGCGACTATGTTTCAAAGGGCGTCGGAGTGCTATGATTAATCGAGGGGGATATAAAGTGTCCATTCCCTACTTAGAAAGTACTTTATTGAGTATTGAAGGGGTTGTTGATGGAGCTGTGATAGGCGTTCCTGATGAATTGCGTGGCGAACAACCGATAGCGTTTTTAGTGCCTGATGGTGAACGACCACTACCAGATATAGTAGCTGATATGGCTATGCGTTTCACGTCTAAGGACCGACCAAAGTCTATAGTGTGGCTTAAACACTTGCCACTTACGGCTTGTTCAAAGGTAGATACCAAACAATTACGCAGTATATATGAGACCTCTTTAAGCAAGCATGACAATAATATATAG
- the nrdD gene encoding anaerobic ribonucleoside-triphosphate reductase, whose protein sequence is MLEVIKRDGQKVSFDKSKIVIAIEKAMNSSTGLYEAGLADRIANEIEEYAHKIGKTLTIYAIEDQVYYKLLEYNNPATARAYENYKAVQSFKRKENTTDKDVFGLLDRSNVALLDENSNKDAAIVSTQRDLIAGEVSKDIARRKLIPADIVQAHDSGAIHFHDMDYIIQPMFNCCLINLNDMLTNGTVINGKKIDTPKSFQVACTVTTQIIAQVASGQYGGQSINGIDRILAPFVRKSYDKILANVLEEQVEIYGMKPNMEKAEEIAWKRTRKEVKDGIQTIQYQINTLMTTNGQAPFVTLFMHFDPNSEYAKEAALIDEEILKQRIMGVKNEANVYITPAFPKLIYVLDEHNIRPDAPYYYLTELAAQCTAKRMYPDYISAKKMKEIYEGNVFSPMGCRAFLSPWKNEKGEYVFDGRFNMGVVSLNLPQIGILARHSEERFFEILDKRLDLVEKALLLRYNLLKNVTSDVSPIHWQHGAIARLKKGEPISKFLKGGYATISMGYIGMYEATKLITGESNTGEKGRVFAMKVMDRLNAAIETWKERHNMGFALYGTPAESLTHRFSSLDRARFGEIEDITDKGYYTNSYHVNVREEINVFDKFSFESEFQKKSTGGCISYAEIPNMTNNIPAVLTMIQYIYDNISYAEFNTKSDYCHVCGFDGEIKVNEHNDWECPRCHNTDRDKLTVIRRTCGYLGENFWNEGRTKEIKDRVMHI, encoded by the coding sequence GTGTTAGAGGTAATTAAGCGGGATGGACAAAAAGTTTCATTCGATAAGTCAAAAATTGTAATCGCTATTGAAAAAGCCATGAATAGTAGTACTGGTTTGTATGAAGCTGGCTTAGCTGATCGCATTGCTAATGAAATTGAAGAATATGCCCATAAGATTGGGAAAACCTTAACGATTTATGCTATTGAAGATCAAGTGTATTACAAATTATTGGAATACAATAATCCAGCTACTGCGCGTGCCTATGAAAACTACAAGGCTGTTCAAAGTTTTAAACGTAAGGAAAATACGACTGATAAAGACGTATTTGGCTTGTTAGATCGTAGTAATGTGGCTTTATTAGACGAGAACTCTAATAAGGATGCAGCCATCGTTTCTACACAACGAGATTTAATTGCTGGGGAAGTAAGTAAAGATATTGCGCGCCGTAAATTGATTCCTGCTGATATTGTGCAGGCCCATGACAGTGGGGCCATTCATTTTCATGATATGGATTATATTATTCAGCCCATGTTTAACTGTTGCTTAATTAATTTAAATGACATGTTAACTAATGGTACTGTTATTAATGGTAAAAAAATTGATACGCCTAAGTCGTTTCAAGTGGCTTGTACAGTAACGACGCAGATTATTGCTCAAGTAGCTTCTGGACAATATGGTGGTCAAAGTATTAATGGTATTGATCGTATTTTGGCGCCTTTTGTGCGTAAATCCTATGATAAGATTTTAGCGAATGTACTAGAAGAGCAAGTGGAAATCTATGGCATGAAGCCGAATATGGAAAAAGCGGAAGAAATTGCTTGGAAACGAACTCGTAAGGAAGTTAAAGATGGGATTCAGACGATTCAGTATCAGATTAATACATTGATGACGACTAATGGTCAGGCTCCTTTTGTTACGTTATTTATGCATTTTGACCCTAATAGTGAGTATGCAAAGGAAGCAGCACTCATTGATGAAGAAATTTTAAAACAACGGATTATGGGTGTTAAAAATGAAGCGAATGTATATATTACGCCAGCCTTTCCTAAGTTAATTTATGTATTGGATGAACATAATATTCGTCCTGATGCGCCGTATTATTATTTGACAGAGTTAGCCGCTCAATGTACCGCTAAACGAATGTATCCTGATTATATTTCTGCTAAGAAGATGAAAGAAATTTATGAAGGTAATGTGTTTAGTCCTATGGGTTGTCGCGCTTTCTTATCTCCTTGGAAAAATGAAAAGGGGGAATATGTATTTGACGGTCGTTTTAATATGGGCGTAGTGAGCTTGAATTTACCTCAAATTGGGATTTTAGCGCGTCATAGTGAAGAACGTTTCTTTGAAATTCTAGACAAACGCCTTGATTTGGTAGAAAAGGCCTTATTGCTCCGTTATAATCTTTTGAAAAATGTAACTAGTGATGTATCGCCAATCCATTGGCAGCATGGAGCTATTGCACGCCTTAAAAAGGGTGAACCAATTAGTAAATTCTTAAAAGGTGGTTATGCAACCATTTCTATGGGCTATATTGGTATGTATGAAGCGACTAAGTTGATTACTGGTGAATCTAATACAGGGGAAAAAGGCCGTGTCTTTGCTATGAAGGTAATGGACCGTTTAAATGCTGCGATTGAAACCTGGAAAGAGCGTCATAATATGGGTTTTGCTCTATATGGTACCCCAGCTGAAAGCTTGACGCATCGTTTTAGTTCCTTAGATCGAGCACGTTTTGGTGAAATTGAAGATATTACGGATAAGGGCTATTATACGAATAGTTATCATGTAAATGTGCGTGAAGAAATTAACGTATTCGATAAATTTTCTTTTGAGTCAGAATTTCAAAAAAAATCCACAGGTGGTTGTATTTCATATGCGGAAATTCCTAATATGACTAATAATATTCCGGCTGTCTTAACTATGATTCAGTATATTTATGATAATATTTCGTATGCTGAATTTAATACAAAATCCGATTATTGTCATGTATGTGGTTTTGATGGGGAAATTAAAGTCAATGAACATAATGATTGGGAATGTCCTCGTTGCCACAATACGGATCGTGATAAATTGACGGTTATTCGCCGTACTTGTGGTTATTTAGGTGAGAACTTCTGGAATGAAGGTCGGACTAAAGAAATTAAAGATCGTGTTATGCATATTTAA
- the nrdG gene encoding anaerobic ribonucleoside-triphosphate reductase activating protein — protein sequence MNYGQIRKYDIANGNGIRTSIFVTGCTHKCFNCFNEEYQNPKAGSIWTETETQQVIDYVSDPNVTGLTLLGGEPFQNVEGLLPVVIKVREKVPNKDIWAYSGYTWDEIVACPSKRSLLEQCDILVDGKFVDALRDPSLRFRGSKNQRIIDVKQSLATGHVVIAME from the coding sequence ATGAATTATGGACAAATTCGAAAATATGACATTGCTAATGGCAATGGGATTCGCACGTCTATTTTTGTTACGGGCTGCACACATAAGTGCTTTAATTGTTTTAATGAAGAATATCAAAATCCTAAGGCAGGCTCTATATGGACGGAGACAGAAACTCAACAAGTTATTGATTATGTGAGTGATCCTAATGTGACTGGACTTACTTTATTAGGCGGCGAGCCTTTTCAAAATGTGGAGGGACTACTACCAGTAGTTATAAAAGTACGTGAAAAAGTACCTAATAAGGATATTTGGGCCTATTCTGGTTACACATGGGATGAGATTGTCGCGTGTCCTAGTAAACGCAGTTTATTGGAACAATGTGATATTTTGGTAGATGGGAAATTTGTGGATGCTTTACGCGATCCTAGTTTACGTTTCAGAGGGTCTAAAAATCAACGCATTATTGATGTTAAACAAAGCTTAGCTACTGGTCATGTTGTGATTGCTATGGAATAG
- a CDS encoding gamma carbonic anhydrase family protein, translating into MLPFNGKYPKLDPKSCLMPGAEIAGDVELKEFASLWQNVAARGDVNKIVVGRYTNVQDNSVLHVDDDKACVLGDYVTIGHGAIVHASTLEDNVLVGMGAIVLSGCHIGTGSIIAAGAVVLENTTIPPYSLVVGCPAKVIRTDETQVERIHNQALKYKNLWTEKYGLLPNAGGEMYKDGAKIV; encoded by the coding sequence ATGTTACCATTTAACGGAAAATATCCTAAATTAGATCCCAAAAGCTGCCTTATGCCAGGTGCTGAAATTGCAGGTGATGTAGAACTTAAAGAATTTGCCTCCCTTTGGCAAAATGTAGCAGCCCGTGGCGATGTGAATAAAATTGTGGTCGGTCGCTATACCAATGTACAAGATAATTCAGTGCTTCACGTAGACGATGATAAAGCTTGTGTCTTAGGTGACTATGTAACGATTGGTCATGGTGCTATCGTTCATGCCTCTACTTTAGAAGACAATGTTCTTGTAGGTATGGGTGCCATCGTATTAAGCGGTTGCCACATTGGTACCGGTTCTATCATTGCTGCTGGTGCGGTGGTTTTAGAAAATACAACTATTCCCCCTTACTCCTTAGTAGTTGGTTGTCCTGCTAAAGTAATTCGTACTGATGAAACGCAAGTAGAACGAATTCATAACCAAGCCTTAAAATACAAAAATCTTTGGACTGAAAAATACGGTTTATTACCAAATGCCGGCGGTGAAATGTACAAAGATGGTGCTAAAATAGTATAA